From the Glandiceps talaboti chromosome 12, keGlaTala1.1, whole genome shotgun sequence genome, one window contains:
- the LOC144443740 gene encoding zinc transporter ZIP1-like, whose protein sequence is MQVVITKVLALCAMLVLNLLFGLLPFKFVTLGRNSENRERLMKRVLSFLSCYAGGVFLATCLLDLLPTVRDNLSLVFDQLQVYTAFPITEFIMAVGLFFIVIVEQTVLTCQERGTNHEEGVTKPLLEGSYGSGRSHGSINNRGNDDQFGDQRDHYIHEPEGHTGHGHAHGHSHGQPETHSHDDPHAHSRLRSYILLMALSIHSVFEGLAVGLQGDNEDVIEIFTALIIHKCLLAFSLGTNLVQSRLTKGAVFRSILCFAVAAPIGIGMGIAVMATASDFTSSLVNGVLQGLATGTFLYVTFFEVLPHEMNTPSDRLLKVLCIILGFSTICGLLFLHSNVIRPTCYRSAEPV, encoded by the coding sequence ATGCAGGTTGTAATCACCAAAGTGTTGGCATTATGTGCAATGTTGGTTTTGAACTTGTTGTTCGGTTTATTGCCATTTAAATTTGTAACCCTTGGCAGGAATTCGGAAAACAGGGAACGACTGATGAAACGAGTGCTGAGTTTTCTCAGCTGTTATGCTGGCGGTGTGTTCCTTGCAACGTGCCTACTGGATCTTTTACCGACAGTTCGAGACAACTTGAGTTTAGTGTTCGATCAGCTGCAAGTTTACACAGCGTTTCCGATCACCGAGTTTATTATGGCAGTCGGTTTATTTTTTATAGTTATTGTTGAACAGACAGTTCTCACTTGTCAAGAACGTGGTACGAATCACGAAGAAGGTGTCACAAAACCGTTACTAGAAGGGAGTTATGGAAGCGGTAGAAGTCATGGTTCTATTAACAATAGAGGAAATGATGACCAGTTCGGAGACCAAAGGGACCATTATATACATGAGCCCGAAGGACACACAGGTCATGGCCATGCCCATGGTCACAGCCATGGCCAACCAGAAACTCATTCACACGATGACCCACATGCTCACTCAAGACTTAGATCATATATCCTTCTGATGGCACTTTCGATACACTCTGTCTTTGAAGGACTGGCTGTAGGACTACAAGGTGATAACGAAGACGTGATAGAAATCTTCACAGCTCTTATTATACACAAATGTCTTCTAGCTTTTAGCTTGGGAACGAATCTCGTTCAGAGTAGACTCACCAAAGGAGCAGTTTTCCGCAGCATCCTTTGCTTTGCTGTTGCAGCACCTATTGGCATTGGTATGGGAATCGCAGTGATGGCGACTGCCTCAGATTTCACCAGCAGTCTAGTGAACGGTGTTTTGCAGGGACTGGCAACGGGTACTTTCTTGTATGTAACATTCTTTGAAGTACTGccacatgaaatgaacacaccAAGTGATAGACTTCTTAAAGTGCTATGTATTATTTTAGGATTCTCAACCATCTGTGGACTTTTGTTTCTGCATAGTAATGTTATTAGACCAACATGTTACAGATCAGCTGAACCTGTGTAA